The genomic stretch TCTAGAACTAGCCTTAATTCCTATACTGTGGTCAGCTCGGAAGCTGGTCTGTATCAGCGTAGggactccttttctttttgtctctTTCTTATCTTGTTTTTAGAAGGATATTCTtttcttagagcaactccaaaaggttGCTAATCTTACCTCCAATATCTttttagaagaaaaagagaaaaaacgaactccaacagttcatccaaaccttccctaattttttagcgacgctaaaaaacagccctgccaccgcgtatattttagcgttggcgttcctcctcCAATCCtaattcccgcacgcccgcgtgtcccttctgatgggcctaatacgatgacgtggcctgttttgaaatattgggggcaatttattagcgatctgctttGGATTGATATGGTttttggggaaatttttttaggagaaccctcaatatatagttttggggaagaattttttgaagtacTATTGGAGTTGCTATtccctaagagcaactccaagagtatcctaaaagaTTCTtcccccaaaactatgtattgggggttcttccaaaaaaaatttcccccaaaaacatatcagtccacagcagatcgctaataaatagcccccaatatttcaaacactagccacgtcatcgtattgggcccatcggaagggacgcacGGGCGTgcaggaatcaggattgggggaggaacgccaacgctaaaatatacacggtggcaggctgttttttagcgtcgctaaaaaattagggaaggtttaggtggattgttggagttcattttttctctctttttttccttaaaaaagatattggaggtaagattagcagcctcttggagttgcttgtATCTACCTACGTGAGTGCCTTACCTTTCACGTGCGAGCGAGCACGGCCACACGCTGGCCCTGGATGTGCGGGCCGTCATCAGGTGGCAGCACGACCCGCTGAAGTTATGCCTACGCCGGCCCCGGCCCAGTACAAAATACGCCcttacagcagcagcagcggggcgGGCAGTGGCCATGCAGGCCCAGCATGAATCGAGCCAGCATGTCTTTAGTATGTCCATGGGCCGCTATTGAAATGGACTGAAATTTGCGTCTCCTGGCCGTTGACATTTAGCATGGGTTAGGTTTGGTTCCGAGATCGAGTGGTACGGGTTGGGTTCAATGGTTCAATCCATTTCATATTTGGATGAGAAGGATGGGTACGTTCccattttttatttggttgaaaGGGTTGAGAGGGATAGGATGGATGCCATTTCAACACCGTTAGCAACGGATCCCACATGTTCAGCTgcgggacccacctgtcatcttcttttcttttttttacctcaccttatcttcttcctcaactGACATCGCCAACTATGCCCCTCTCCCCCCGACTATGCCATGCCGCCAGCCTACTCCCCCCGCCGTCAGCCTGCTCCCCTCCACCCCACGCCAGCCTCCTCCCTGGCATGCCAGCCTGGCGCCTCCCCACCACGTTCGATTCCTCCTCCCGCCGTGCCACCCTGCTCCTCCCCACCGCGCCCGCGCTGCCGACCGCCTCCTCCCTGACGCCGCGCTCGACGCGTGCCGACCAATTGGAGCGGTAGAGCTGCTCGCTTGCACCCTCCCCCAATGGTGTGAGACGGTGTGGGGGAGCGAACTAGGTCGAGATGGTCCGCTCATTTTAACCCGCATCTATAAGGTATATTCCCTATTGTGACGAACCCAACCTATTGCGTTTAAACCAAACACCGTGTAAACTGAGTTCGACCTAACCCAACCCACTCCAACACTCAAACAAACATACTTTGAGACGAGTCCATGGATCCGACACCGAACGCAACACGCCGCCTCGAGGTGCCCGCCCGTTGCTCGACGACTGCCGAGGCCTCCATTTCCTTGCATTCGCGCGCGTCACTCTCGGCACTCGGCACGGCAGatgcctttctttttcttccgccGGGGTGCTCCCGCCACGGCACCAGCACCGGCACGGCGATCCAACCCACCCCACGCAGCACGCACCCACCCAGTCGCCGGCAGGCCACGTCGAACCAAACGGGAGCGAGGAAATCGCCGTTGGCAGTTGGCACTCGCGTCGAAAGGGCACGGACAATCGTCCCCGTCTATAAAATCCCCGGCGTGGAAAAAGGCCGCGTCCGAAAAAAGACCAAGCATCGGCCAGCAATTCCATTTCTCCATCCATTTCCTCGTCGCCTCCGCTTTCCCGACCCCACGTCTCCCCCCACCCTCCCCGACCTCCGACCGAATCTCATCGCGGTCTCCGCCGGATTCGCCCGAACGATCCTCTCCCCCGGGCCGATGGCGATCGGGCCCAATCGCTGCCTCCCTCTGGCGTTCCGGCGGTTCGGGATTTGTTGAAGATTTAGGCCTCGGTTCCTGGATTGTCGGGTTGATCCGGGGAATCTGGTGTCGGGCGCTGGTGGATTGAGCTCGCCGGGCGGGGTCTGAGAGGGGCCGATGGGGCTGCTGTTCGTGGAGTCGCTCCCGGGGCCCAAGGTGTTCAAGTGCAAGCACTGCGGGGTGGACTCGGCGTCGCCGGACGCCATTGTGTCCAAGGAATtccgcggccgccacggccgcgcctACCTCTTCGACAGCGTGTGAGCTGGGCCTGCCCCTCTTGCTCTGTTCCTCCCTGTTTGATTTGCTGCGGTTTTCTGTGCGTGGATTGTACGGTAGCTGCAATGTGGCTGGTCGCTTAGCGTCTTTGTAGCTGCAGCCATGCCGAGCTAGTTAGTGCGTCGAAGAGCGAACTGATTGTCACTTGTAGAGAGCTGCATCGACTTTAGCTGTTTGGATTGCAAGAATACTGACTGCATAATCGCCCTGAAGATCCTGTTGGTCGTTGGTATGGGGGTGATCTTGTCAAATAATGCCTTGTGCAATCAAGCAAGAAGCCATTTGTGGCTGTGGATATCTGATATTGTTTCTTCGATTGGATCAGTAATGTATGGGAGGGCTATGTATCTGTTTGGTTCTAGGATCGCTTGAGTCATTATGAACGTGAATCAAATGAGTTATGCAACAAACAAGAGTGGTTTTGCGCGAATAATTAATAATGAGTACATATATCATGTTTCTTATCGTTATAGATTTATGGTCAGCATTATCAGAAAAGGTTGATGGTGGGTCATAAACTTATTAGTCTAGAGACTACGTAGCCTAAGCTGCATATTTGATTCCACATAATTGACAAGACCGTGCTTTGGTGGGAAACTTGAGAGACCTTGATCGTGGCCATTTAGTAATCAAGATCATGAAGCTATGCTTGGACTATTTTCTGCTCTTTGGTATTAACCAATCATCCTGCATGAATGACATGTAGAGGCATTGTTTTGTGAAAGGATTGGAAGCAATTGAACCTGTAAACCAAATGCCATGCACAATTGTGCATTCGTGGTTTTTCTAATAAATAAATTACTATAAATCATGAAGTTAGCCATTGGCTTCACCTGATCTAGGAACATGACATGTAATTATTCTCATGGTTATTACCATTACATAACTCCAGATCACATTGAGTTAAATATCGTATATAATTGGTCGTTGAAGATTTGACTTTTGAATATCTAAACATTGCCAATTCTTGTTTACATGTTGATCCGGGGTCAATGTCAAATCCAGGGTGAATGTGAGCTTTGGTCCCAACGAGGATCGTATTCTCATGACTGGAATGCATATAGTGAATGATATCTACTGTAGCTGCTGCCAACGACTCCTTGGCTGGAGATATGTAAGTTAACGATTTGTCATTACT from Setaria italica strain Yugu1 chromosome II, Setaria_italica_v2.0, whole genome shotgun sequence encodes the following:
- the LOC101768204 gene encoding putative yippee-like protein Os10g0369500; amino-acid sequence: MGLLFVESLPGPKVFKCKHCGVDSASPDAIVSKEFRGRHGRAYLFDSVVNVSFGPNEDRILMTGMHIVNDIYCSCCQRLLGWRYEKAYNEDQKYKEGKYILEKSMMVKE